One genomic segment of Amycolatopsis sp. Hca4 includes these proteins:
- a CDS encoding amino acid permease: protein MTEQTVPATTADTADAGDAGYHKALKSRHVNMIAIGGAIGTGLFLGAGGRLAQAGPALAIVYGVCGLFAFFVVRALGELILYRPSSGAFVSYAREFMGEKGAYVAGWMHFLNWSTTGIADITAIALYAHFWSFFSPIPQWVLALIALAVVLTLNMVSVKLFGEMEFWFAIIKVAALVLFMVIGIFLLVTQTPIDGVAGGPQLIADHGGIFPSGLLPMVLIVQGVVFAYASVELVGVAAGETENPEKIMPKAINSIMWRILVFYVGSVVLLAMLLPWSSYTKDQSPFVTVLSHLGVPAADSVMNLVVLTAALSSLNSGLYSTGRILRSMAVAGSAPKFTGVMNRNHVPYGGILLTAAVCVLGVGLNYLVPKEAFDIVLNFAAIGILATWAIIVLCHLLFVRRAERDGLERPSFRLPFSPYTEIATLVFLAAVVVLMGFDETGRITLLALPAIVVALVAGWFGVRRRIDMRAFDEEGL from the coding sequence GTGACCGAACAGACCGTCCCGGCCACCACCGCCGACACCGCGGACGCGGGTGACGCCGGCTACCACAAGGCCCTGAAGTCCCGGCACGTCAACATGATCGCCATCGGCGGCGCGATCGGCACCGGCCTGTTCCTCGGCGCGGGCGGCCGGCTCGCCCAGGCCGGCCCGGCGCTGGCGATCGTCTACGGCGTCTGCGGGCTCTTCGCCTTCTTCGTCGTCCGCGCGCTCGGCGAGCTGATCCTGTACCGGCCCTCCAGCGGCGCCTTCGTCTCCTACGCCCGCGAGTTCATGGGCGAGAAGGGCGCGTACGTCGCCGGCTGGATGCACTTCCTCAACTGGTCGACCACCGGCATCGCCGACATCACGGCGATCGCGCTCTACGCGCACTTCTGGTCGTTCTTCTCGCCGATCCCGCAGTGGGTGCTCGCGCTGATCGCCCTCGCCGTCGTGCTGACGCTGAACATGGTGTCGGTGAAGCTGTTCGGCGAGATGGAGTTCTGGTTCGCGATCATCAAGGTCGCCGCGCTGGTGCTGTTCATGGTCATCGGCATCTTCCTGCTGGTGACGCAGACGCCGATCGACGGCGTGGCCGGCGGCCCGCAGCTGATCGCCGACCACGGCGGGATCTTCCCCTCCGGGCTGCTGCCGATGGTGCTGATCGTGCAGGGCGTGGTGTTCGCCTACGCCTCGGTCGAGCTGGTCGGCGTGGCCGCGGGCGAGACCGAGAACCCGGAGAAGATCATGCCGAAGGCGATCAACTCCATCATGTGGCGCATCCTCGTCTTCTACGTCGGCTCGGTCGTGCTGCTGGCGATGCTGCTGCCGTGGAGCTCCTACACGAAGGACCAGAGCCCGTTCGTCACCGTGCTCTCGCACCTGGGCGTGCCCGCGGCCGACAGCGTGATGAACCTGGTCGTGCTCACCGCGGCGCTGTCCAGCCTGAACTCGGGCCTGTACTCGACCGGCCGGATCCTGCGGTCGATGGCGGTGGCGGGCTCGGCGCCGAAGTTCACCGGCGTGATGAACCGCAACCACGTGCCCTACGGCGGGATCCTGCTCACCGCGGCCGTGTGCGTGCTCGGCGTCGGGCTCAACTACCTGGTGCCGAAGGAGGCCTTCGACATCGTGCTGAACTTCGCCGCGATCGGCATCCTCGCCACCTGGGCCATCATCGTGCTCTGCCACCTGCTGTTCGTGCGCCGGGCCGAGCGGGACGGCCTCGAGCGGCCGTCCTTCCGGCTGCCGTTCTCGCCCTACACCGAGATTGCGACGCTGGTCTTCCTCGCCGCGGTCGTGGTGCTGATGGGCTTCGACGAGACCGGCCGGATCACCTTGCTCGCGCTGCCGGCCATCGTCGTCGCACTGGTCGCCGGCTGGTTCGGCGTGCGCAGGCGGATCGACATGCGCGCGTTCGACGAGGAGGGCCTGTGA
- a CDS encoding asparaginase, with the protein MSHEPLVELIRDGLVEGVHHGSAVVLAPDGSTRFAAGDVDTPMYPRSTAKPLQATAMARLGLRLSPAGFAIAAASHSGEPMHLGATLDVLDGRSPDLLGNPADFPFDPVERDRWLAEGRAPSRLGHNCSGKHAAMLATCAVNGWATEGYLDPAHPLQRAIAATVEDLTGRDVARVAVDGCGAPLFATTLRGLATAVSKIAVAAPDTPEGLVAAGIRQHPELVGGSRRDVTAVMRAVPGLIAKDGFEAVQVAALPDGTAIAFKIADGGDRARYPVLAALLGRCGIDVPPGPDNLRFAGHLSVGSTV; encoded by the coding sequence GTGAGCCACGAGCCGCTCGTCGAACTGATCCGCGACGGCCTGGTCGAGGGCGTCCACCACGGCTCGGCCGTGGTGCTCGCCCCGGACGGCTCGACGCGGTTCGCCGCCGGGGACGTCGACACCCCGATGTACCCGCGGTCGACGGCGAAGCCGCTGCAGGCGACCGCGATGGCGCGGCTCGGGCTGCGCCTGTCCCCCGCCGGGTTCGCCATCGCCGCGGCCAGCCACTCGGGCGAGCCGATGCACCTCGGCGCCACCCTCGACGTCCTCGACGGGCGCTCGCCCGACCTGCTCGGCAACCCGGCGGACTTCCCGTTCGACCCGGTCGAGCGCGACCGCTGGCTCGCCGAGGGGCGGGCGCCGTCCCGGCTCGGGCACAACTGCTCCGGCAAGCACGCGGCCATGCTCGCGACCTGCGCGGTGAACGGCTGGGCCACCGAGGGTTACCTCGACCCGGCCCACCCGCTGCAACGCGCGATCGCGGCCACGGTCGAGGACCTGACCGGGCGGGACGTCGCCCGGGTGGCCGTCGACGGCTGCGGCGCACCGCTGTTCGCGACCACGCTGCGCGGGCTGGCGACGGCCGTGTCGAAGATCGCGGTCGCCGCGCCGGACACACCGGAAGGCCTGGTGGCCGCCGGGATCCGGCAGCACCCGGAGCTGGTCGGCGGCAGCAGGCGGGACGTCACCGCCGTCATGCGCGCGGTGCCGGGGCTGATCGCCAAGGACGGCTTCGAGGCCGTCCAGGTCGCCGCGCTGCCCGACGGCACGGCGATCGCGTTCAAGATCGCCGACGGCGGGGACCGGGCGCGCTACCCGGTGCTGGCCGCGCTGCTCGGGCGGTGCGGGATCGACGTCCCGCCCGGCCCCGACAACCTGCGTTTCGCCGGACACCTTTCTGTGGGGAGCACCGTATGA
- the aspA gene encoding aspartate ammonia-lyase, with translation MTTRREHDLLGDKDVPAEAYWGVHTARARENFPITGTTLAAYPHLVEALAAVKEAAARANAELGLLDPEIADAIGEACREIREGALHGEFVVDVIQGGAGTSTNMNANEVIANRALELLGHAKGDYHVVHPNEHVNLSQSTNDAYPTAVNVATILAVRGLSEAMIVLEKAFAAKAVEFHDVLKMGRTQLQDAVPMTLGQEFGTYAVMLGEDRQRLNEAVALLHEINLGATAIGTGLNAAPGYAEAACRHLRELTGLPVVTAADLVEATQDCGAFVHLSGVLKRIAVKLSKSCNDLRLLSSGPRAGLNEINLPPVQAGSSIMPGKINPVIPEVVNQVAFEVIGNDVTVTMAAEAGQLQLNAFEPIILHSLSESITHLGAACRTLAEKCVSGITANVDVLRAYVENSIGLVTALNPSIGYAAATEIAKEALATGRGVAELVVEKGLIPAEELARLLRPETLARAN, from the coding sequence ATGACCACCCGCCGCGAACACGACCTGCTCGGCGACAAGGACGTCCCGGCCGAGGCGTACTGGGGCGTGCACACCGCCCGCGCCCGCGAGAACTTCCCGATCACGGGCACGACGCTCGCCGCCTACCCGCACCTGGTCGAGGCATTGGCCGCGGTCAAGGAAGCCGCGGCACGGGCCAACGCCGAGCTGGGCCTGCTCGACCCGGAGATCGCGGACGCGATCGGCGAAGCCTGCCGGGAGATCCGCGAAGGCGCCCTGCACGGCGAGTTCGTCGTCGACGTCATCCAGGGCGGTGCCGGGACGTCGACCAACATGAACGCCAACGAGGTCATCGCCAACCGGGCACTGGAACTGCTCGGGCACGCCAAGGGCGACTACCACGTCGTGCACCCCAACGAGCACGTCAACCTCTCGCAGTCGACGAACGACGCCTACCCGACCGCGGTCAACGTCGCCACGATCCTCGCCGTGCGCGGGCTGTCGGAAGCGATGATCGTGCTGGAGAAGGCGTTCGCGGCCAAGGCCGTCGAGTTCCACGACGTGCTGAAAATGGGCCGCACGCAGCTGCAGGACGCCGTGCCGATGACGCTCGGCCAGGAGTTCGGCACCTACGCGGTGATGCTCGGCGAGGACCGGCAGCGGCTGAACGAAGCCGTCGCGCTGCTGCACGAGATCAACCTCGGCGCGACCGCGATCGGCACCGGCCTCAACGCCGCGCCCGGCTACGCCGAAGCCGCCTGCCGGCACCTGCGCGAGCTCACCGGGCTGCCGGTCGTGACCGCCGCGGACCTGGTCGAGGCGACCCAGGACTGCGGCGCGTTCGTGCACCTTTCCGGTGTCCTCAAGCGGATCGCGGTCAAGCTGTCCAAGAGCTGCAACGACCTGCGGCTGCTGTCCTCGGGCCCGCGCGCCGGGCTGAACGAGATCAACCTGCCGCCGGTGCAGGCCGGGTCGTCGATCATGCCCGGCAAGATCAACCCGGTGATCCCCGAGGTGGTCAACCAGGTCGCGTTCGAGGTGATCGGCAACGACGTCACCGTGACGATGGCCGCCGAAGCGGGGCAGCTGCAGCTCAACGCGTTCGAGCCGATCATCCTGCACTCGCTCTCGGAAAGCATCACGCACCTGGGCGCGGCCTGCCGGACCCTCGCGGAGAAGTGCGTTTCCGGCATCACCGCCAACGTCGACGTCCTGCGCGCCTACGTCGAGAACTCGATCGGCCTGGTCACGGCGCTGAACCCGAGCATCGGCTACGCGGCCGCGACGGAGATCGCCAAGGAGGCGCTCGCGACCGGACGCGGGGTCGCCGAGCTCGTCGTCGAGAAGGGCCTGATCCCGGCCGAAGAGCTGGCCAGGCTGCTGCGTCCGGAAACGCTCGCGCGGGCGAACTGA